The following proteins are encoded in a genomic region of Arthrobacter jiangjiafuii:
- a CDS encoding ribonuclease J: MRIVALGGIGEIGRNMTVFEFDGKLLIVDCGVLFPEEIHPGVNLILPDFSYIRDRLHDVVGVVLTHGHEDHIGGIPYLLRERADIPLIGSKLTLAFIEAKLKEHRITPKLIQVKEGDRRTMGGFDLEFVAVNHSIPDSLAVAIRTPAGMVLHTGDFKMDQFPLDRRITDLAGFARLGAEGVDLFLTDSTNADVPGFMASEKELAPAIDQVFRTAPRRIIVSSFASHIHRIQQVIDAADRYKRKVAFVGRSMIRNMTIAEELGYLNIPKGLLVDFKALQRSDDPKVVLICTGSQGEPLAALSRMANKDHPIRIQENDTVLLASSLIPGNENAIYGVINALTQLGANVVHKGNAKVHVSGHASAGELAYCYNIVKPRNVMPVHGEWRHLRANAAIAVATGMDPRDVVIAEDGVTVDLRRGRASISGKIPVGLVFVDGDSVGHTTEDDLKERLQLSEQGSVVVLALIDPDTNTVAEPPEFFIKGFACSDSDVKKAEAVVEKAINDAASGRGRKEDPEAIIERATANWMRRFYNRTPAVTAIVVDA; encoded by the coding sequence ATGCGCATCGTTGCGCTGGGCGGCATTGGCGAAATCGGCAGGAACATGACCGTCTTCGAATTCGACGGCAAGCTGCTGATCGTTGACTGCGGTGTGCTTTTCCCCGAGGAAATCCACCCCGGCGTCAACCTGATCCTGCCCGACTTCTCCTACATCCGTGACCGCCTGCACGACGTCGTGGGCGTCGTACTGACCCACGGCCACGAGGACCACATCGGCGGCATTCCCTACCTGCTGCGCGAGCGTGCGGACATTCCCCTGATCGGCTCCAAGCTGACCCTGGCGTTTATTGAAGCCAAGCTCAAGGAACACCGCATCACCCCGAAGCTGATCCAGGTCAAGGAAGGCGACCGCCGCACCATGGGCGGATTCGACCTCGAATTCGTGGCCGTCAACCACTCCATCCCTGACAGCCTCGCCGTCGCCATCCGCACCCCGGCCGGCATGGTCCTGCACACCGGTGACTTCAAGATGGACCAGTTCCCGCTGGACCGCCGCATCACCGACCTGGCCGGTTTCGCCCGCCTTGGCGCCGAAGGCGTGGACCTGTTCCTCACCGACTCCACCAACGCCGACGTTCCGGGCTTCATGGCTTCCGAAAAGGAACTTGCTCCCGCCATCGACCAGGTGTTCCGCACCGCGCCGCGCCGGATCATCGTCTCCAGCTTCGCCAGCCACATCCACCGCATCCAGCAGGTCATCGACGCCGCCGACCGCTACAAGCGCAAGGTTGCCTTCGTGGGCCGGTCGATGATCCGGAACATGACCATCGCCGAGGAACTGGGCTACCTGAATATCCCCAAGGGCCTCCTGGTGGACTTCAAGGCGCTCCAGCGCTCCGATGATCCCAAGGTGGTACTGATCTGCACCGGTTCGCAGGGCGAGCCGCTGGCCGCGCTGTCCCGCATGGCCAACAAGGACCACCCGATCCGCATCCAGGAAAACGACACCGTGCTGCTGGCCAGCTCGCTGATCCCGGGCAACGAGAACGCCATCTACGGCGTCATCAACGCCCTGACGCAGCTGGGCGCCAACGTGGTCCACAAGGGCAACGCCAAGGTCCATGTCTCCGGCCACGCCAGCGCCGGTGAACTGGCCTACTGCTACAACATCGTCAAGCCGCGCAACGTTATGCCGGTCCACGGCGAATGGCGCCATCTGAGGGCCAACGCAGCGATCGCCGTCGCCACGGGCATGGACCCGCGCGACGTCGTCATTGCAGAAGACGGCGTGACCGTTGACCTGCGCCGCGGCCGGGCTTCGATTTCCGGCAAGATCCCCGTGGGCCTGGTCTTCGTGGACGGCGACAGCGTCGGCCACACCACCGAGGATGACCTCAAGGAGCGCCTGCAGCTCTCCGAACAGGGCTCCGTTGTGGTCCTGGCCCTCATCGATCCGGACACCAACACGGTTGCCGAGCCGCCGGAGTTCTTCATCAAGGGCTTCGCCTGCAGCGACAGCGATGTCAAGAAGGCCGAGGCCGTCGTCGAAAAGGCGATCAATGATGCAGCGTCCGGCCGCGGCCGCAAGGAAGACCCCGAGGCCATCATTGAGCGCGCCACCGCCAACTGGATGCGCCGCTTCTACAACCGCACCCCGGCTGTCACCGCCATTGTTGTGGATGCCTAA
- a CDS encoding lantibiotic dehydratase C-terminal domain-containing protein, which produces MTPLAAQAQVWGAERWAYTRSLNLAAPSVNFGALAPPAAFDRLRSFAQALVDQSHGEMGAIVISDHPPAPPPTRWGKTTDTPGFEAALAKYGGVEGLHLAAEICEVSSALAAWALSRFPAVNSRATLASLLLFDTCHAMMSGPHSAGWPDRRGISWDYYWDSHLRRSTGHFGPQAAQRREALITRLAPRTVSAHRLMAATASEPAVENWRKKWSRAIDAYLYRADKERVSRSAQQLTMYQSSELLNRLGFAVPDEATLGLYARSWSKDREADLLQERP; this is translated from the coding sequence GTGACGCCGCTCGCTGCGCAGGCCCAGGTCTGGGGTGCCGAACGGTGGGCGTATACCCGCTCCTTAAACCTGGCTGCGCCATCCGTAAATTTCGGCGCCCTTGCTCCGCCGGCCGCTTTTGACCGCCTGCGGTCATTCGCCCAGGCGCTGGTTGACCAGTCCCATGGGGAGATGGGTGCGATCGTCATTTCCGACCATCCGCCTGCTCCCCCTCCCACCCGCTGGGGAAAGACGACCGACACACCAGGTTTTGAGGCTGCGCTGGCCAAATACGGCGGAGTGGAGGGCCTTCACCTGGCAGCGGAAATCTGCGAGGTGTCCTCCGCCCTTGCCGCCTGGGCGCTGTCCCGCTTTCCCGCCGTCAACAGCCGTGCCACTCTGGCGTCGCTGCTGCTCTTTGATACCTGCCACGCAATGATGTCCGGGCCGCATTCGGCCGGTTGGCCTGACCGCAGAGGCATCTCCTGGGACTACTACTGGGACAGCCACCTGCGCAGGAGTACCGGGCACTTCGGCCCGCAGGCTGCACAAAGACGCGAGGCCCTTATCACCCGTCTGGCTCCCCGGACCGTTTCTGCCCACCGTCTGATGGCGGCAACCGCTTCGGAACCGGCGGTGGAAAACTGGCGGAAAAAGTGGTCCCGGGCCATCGACGCATACTTGTACCGCGCGGACAAGGAACGAGTCAGTCGAAGTGCCCAGCAGCTGACCATGTATCAGAGCAGCGAGCTGCTCAACCGCCTTGGCTTTGCGGTACCGGACGAGGCCACCCTTGGCCTCTATGCCCGCTCCTGGAGCAAAGACCGGGAGGCCGACCTGCTCCAGGAGCGTCCGTAG
- a CDS encoding potassium-transporting ATPase subunit F, which produces MIFFDFLALALAAAAAFYLLVALIRPERF; this is translated from the coding sequence GTGATCTTCTTCGATTTCCTGGCCCTGGCCTTGGCAGCGGCAGCCGCCTTCTACCTGTTGGTGGCATTGATCCGGCCGGAGCGGTTCTGA
- the kdpA gene encoding potassium-transporting ATPase subunit KdpA codes for MGVWPAVASFLIVALLLAALHRPLGDYMARFYTSTKDLAIERGFYRVIGVNSGSRQSWQSYLRSVLAFSAVGMLLLYALQRTQHLLPGSLGLPPVPQGLAFNTAASFVANTNWQSYSPEVTMGYAVQLAGLAVQNFLSAAVGLAVAMALVRAFAARREDTIGNFWTDMTRSVLRLLLPGAFLGALVLLIGGVIQNFSGFTEVVTLSGGMQTLPGGPVASQEAIKLLGTNGGGFFNANSSHPFENPSAWTNLVQIVLMLAIPFSLPRTFGTMLGDRKQGYAILAAMGVIFTVSTAIMTALEFSAASGGAGSMEGKEQRFGIAGSTLFATTSTATSTGAVNSMHDSFSPLGGMMAMLNMMLGEVAPGGVGSGLYGMLILALVTSFIAGLLVGRTPEYLGKKIGPREIKLASLYLLTMPTLVLAGTALSFAVPGIREDVQDTSILNPGLHGFSEVLYAFTSAANNNGSAFAGLTANTPWLNTALGLAMLLGRFLPMIFVLALAGSLAAQDRVPVSAGTLPTHRPQAVVMLCGVTVIVTALTFFPVLTLGPLAEGLL; via the coding sequence ATGGGGGTCTGGCCCGCAGTGGCCTCTTTCCTCATTGTTGCCCTGCTGCTGGCGGCGCTCCACCGCCCCCTGGGCGATTACATGGCCCGTTTCTATACCTCCACCAAGGATCTCGCCATTGAGCGGGGTTTCTACCGCGTCATCGGCGTCAACTCCGGTTCCCGGCAGTCCTGGCAGTCGTACCTGCGCAGCGTCCTGGCCTTCTCCGCCGTCGGCATGCTGCTCCTGTACGCGCTGCAGCGCACCCAGCACCTGCTGCCGGGCTCTCTGGGCCTGCCGCCGGTGCCACAGGGGCTCGCCTTCAACACCGCTGCTTCGTTCGTCGCCAACACCAACTGGCAGTCCTATTCACCGGAAGTAACCATGGGCTACGCGGTGCAACTCGCCGGACTGGCGGTGCAGAACTTCCTCTCCGCCGCCGTCGGCCTGGCCGTTGCAATGGCCCTGGTGCGGGCTTTCGCGGCGCGCAGGGAAGACACGATCGGCAACTTCTGGACCGACATGACCCGCTCGGTGCTGCGCCTGCTCCTTCCGGGCGCGTTCCTCGGCGCGCTGGTGCTGCTGATTGGCGGGGTGATCCAGAACTTCAGCGGCTTCACCGAAGTGGTGACTCTCAGCGGCGGCATGCAGACCCTCCCGGGCGGTCCGGTGGCCTCACAGGAGGCCATCAAGCTCCTGGGCACCAACGGCGGCGGGTTCTTCAATGCGAACTCCTCCCATCCGTTCGAAAACCCCTCGGCCTGGACGAACCTGGTCCAGATTGTGCTGATGCTCGCCATTCCGTTCAGCCTGCCTCGCACCTTCGGCACCATGCTGGGCGACCGGAAGCAGGGCTATGCCATCCTGGCCGCGATGGGCGTGATCTTCACCGTTTCGACCGCAATCATGACGGCACTGGAATTCTCCGCAGCCTCCGGCGGCGCGGGCTCCATGGAAGGCAAGGAGCAGCGCTTCGGCATTGCCGGCTCCACGTTGTTCGCCACCACCAGCACCGCCACCTCCACCGGGGCTGTGAACTCCATGCATGACAGCTTCAGTCCGCTGGGCGGGATGATGGCCATGCTCAACATGATGCTCGGCGAAGTTGCACCCGGCGGCGTGGGCTCGGGCCTCTACGGCATGCTGATCCTGGCCCTGGTGACCTCCTTCATCGCCGGCCTGCTGGTCGGACGCACGCCGGAATACCTCGGCAAGAAGATCGGCCCGCGCGAAATCAAGCTGGCCAGCCTCTATCTGCTGACCATGCCCACCCTCGTCCTGGCCGGAACGGCACTGAGCTTTGCTGTTCCGGGCATCCGCGAGGATGTGCAGGACACCTCTATCCTCAATCCCGGCCTGCACGGCTTCAGCGAAGTGCTCTACGCCTTCACATCCGCGGCCAACAACAACGGCTCGGCGTTCGCCGGGCTGACCGCCAACACGCCGTGGCTGAACACCGCCCTGGGCCTGGCGATGCTGCTGGGCCGGTTCCTGCCGATGATCTTCGTGTTGGCGCTGGCCGGCTCACTCGCCGCCCAGGACCGCGTCCCGGTCTCCGCCGGAACACTGCCGACACACCGCCCGCAGGCAGTAGTCATGCTGTGCGGCGTCACCGTCATCGTGACTGCCCTGACCTTCTTTCCCGTACTCACGCTGGGTCCCCTGGCGGAAGGGTTGCTCTGA
- the kdpB gene encoding potassium-transporting ATPase subunit KdpB, with amino-acid sequence MSTVTKHSHPNQIGGTASEPSGDGPNSHGPDAPERTSGSGFSAAQLTAAFPGALRKLDPRVMWHTPVMFIVEVGAALITAIAVVESFTGGAGTSGGSAVPGAFTWLIAAWLWLTVIFANLAEAVAEGRGKAQAASLRATRTTTPARRVAGYDPAGDPSASRATVEEVASADLVLDDVVVVTAGGIIPGDGDIIDGIASVDESAITGESAPVVRESGGDRSAVTGGTRVLSDRIVVRITSKPGETFVDRMIRLVEGAARQKTPNEIALDILLATLSLIFLVVVVTLNPLAGYAGAAVSIPVLVALLVCLIPTTIGALLSAIGIAGMDRLVQHNVLAMSGRAVEAAGDVTTLLLDKTGTITYGNRQAAAFIPVAGEDRNELIRAAVLSSAEDPTPEGKSIVDLAAGMLAGNGAGQSMPVKDADAVSVPFTAQTRMSGLDSADGSQIRKGAGSAVLDWCSESGGIEVDVLADLTYQVDKISAGGGTPLVVAVRDADGGSRILGVVHLKDVVKDGLKERFAQLRLMGIRTVMITGDNPRTAKAIAAEAGVDDFLAEATPEDKMALIRREQASGQLVAMTGDGTNDAPALAQADVGVAMNTGTSAAKEAGNMVDLDSDPTKLIDIVRIGKQLLITRGALTTFSIANDVAKYFAIIPAMFMGVFPGLAVLNVMDLHSPASAILSAVIFNALVIIALIPLALRGVKYRAANASGILTRNLLVFGVGGVVAPFIGIKLIDLAVSLIPGF; translated from the coding sequence ATGTCCACAGTGACAAAACACTCCCATCCCAACCAAATCGGCGGAACGGCCTCCGAGCCGTCCGGTGACGGCCCCAACTCCCACGGACCCGATGCGCCAGAGCGGACATCCGGCAGCGGCTTTTCCGCCGCGCAGCTGACTGCCGCATTCCCCGGCGCGCTGCGCAAGCTCGATCCCCGCGTCATGTGGCACACCCCGGTGATGTTCATCGTGGAGGTCGGGGCGGCGCTGATTACCGCCATTGCCGTGGTGGAATCCTTCACCGGCGGCGCCGGGACCTCCGGCGGCAGCGCCGTCCCGGGTGCCTTTACCTGGCTGATCGCAGCCTGGCTCTGGCTGACCGTCATCTTCGCCAACCTCGCCGAAGCCGTAGCCGAAGGCCGAGGCAAGGCGCAGGCCGCCTCGCTGCGTGCCACCCGCACCACCACCCCCGCCCGGCGCGTGGCCGGCTATGACCCGGCCGGGGACCCCTCGGCCTCCCGCGCCACGGTCGAGGAAGTGGCCTCCGCTGACCTGGTGCTCGACGACGTCGTAGTGGTCACCGCCGGCGGGATCATTCCCGGCGACGGCGACATCATCGACGGCATTGCCTCCGTGGACGAATCAGCCATCACCGGCGAATCCGCCCCGGTGGTCCGCGAATCCGGCGGCGACCGCTCGGCCGTCACCGGCGGCACCCGGGTCCTCTCGGACCGCATCGTCGTGCGTATCACCAGCAAGCCCGGAGAAACCTTTGTGGACCGGATGATCCGCCTGGTGGAAGGGGCAGCCCGGCAGAAAACGCCGAACGAGATCGCCCTGGACATCCTGCTGGCCACCCTGTCGCTGATCTTCCTGGTGGTGGTCGTGACGCTGAACCCGCTGGCCGGCTACGCCGGTGCCGCCGTCAGCATTCCCGTCCTGGTGGCGCTGCTGGTCTGCCTGATCCCCACCACCATCGGGGCGCTGCTCTCGGCCATCGGCATCGCCGGCATGGACCGGCTGGTCCAGCACAATGTGCTGGCCATGTCCGGCCGCGCCGTCGAGGCCGCCGGGGACGTCACCACCCTGCTGCTGGATAAGACCGGCACCATCACCTACGGCAACCGGCAGGCTGCCGCCTTCATCCCGGTGGCCGGGGAGGACCGGAACGAACTCATCCGGGCCGCCGTCCTGTCCTCGGCCGAGGATCCGACGCCGGAAGGCAAGTCCATCGTGGACCTCGCCGCCGGAATGCTGGCCGGGAACGGTGCCGGCCAGTCGATGCCCGTCAAGGACGCCGACGCCGTCAGCGTCCCGTTCACCGCCCAGACCCGGATGAGCGGACTGGACTCTGCGGACGGGTCCCAGATCCGCAAGGGCGCCGGGTCGGCCGTCCTGGACTGGTGCTCGGAAAGCGGCGGTATCGAGGTGGATGTCCTGGCCGACCTGACCTACCAGGTGGATAAGATCTCTGCCGGTGGCGGCACCCCGCTGGTGGTTGCGGTCCGCGACGCCGACGGCGGCAGCCGGATTCTCGGCGTCGTGCACCTGAAGGACGTGGTCAAGGACGGGCTGAAGGAACGCTTCGCCCAGCTGCGCCTGATGGGCATCCGCACGGTCATGATCACCGGAGACAATCCGCGCACCGCCAAGGCGATCGCCGCCGAGGCCGGTGTGGATGATTTCCTGGCCGAAGCCACCCCGGAGGACAAGATGGCCCTGATCCGCAGGGAACAGGCCAGCGGCCAGCTGGTCGCCATGACCGGGGACGGCACCAACGACGCCCCGGCACTGGCGCAGGCCGACGTCGGCGTGGCCATGAATACCGGAACGTCCGCCGCGAAGGAAGCCGGCAACATGGTGGACCTGGATTCGGATCCCACCAAGCTGATCGACATTGTCCGGATCGGCAAGCAGCTGCTGATCACCCGCGGCGCCCTGACCACGTTCTCGATCGCCAATGACGTGGCCAAGTACTTCGCGATCATTCCCGCCATGTTCATGGGCGTGTTTCCGGGACTGGCCGTCCTGAACGTCATGGACCTGCACTCGCCGGCCTCGGCCATCCTCTCCGCGGTGATCTTCAACGCACTGGTGATCATCGCGTTGATTCCGCTGGCACTGCGCGGCGTGAAGTACCGCGCGGCGAACGCCTCCGGGATCCTGACCCGGAACCTGCTGGTCTTCGGTGTGGGCGGGGTGGTGGCACCCTTCATCGGGATCAAGCTCATCGACCTCGCCGTGTCCCTGATTCCGGGGTTCTGA
- the kdpC gene encoding potassium-transporting ATPase subunit KdpC, producing MSTARTSARQLGVAIRAVAVLTLALGIVYPLAVTGIGQAVANSQANGSPVSADGTTVGSALIGQDFTDDNGAALPQWFQSRPSAAGDGYDGGASSGSNLGPTNPDLAAAIEERRSAVAELEGVSPDEVPADAVTASSSGLDPHISPAYARLQVNRVAAERGLDPDEVLALVESAVQGRAGGVLGEPVVNVLKLNFALSELDT from the coding sequence ATGAGTACCGCACGCACCTCCGCCCGGCAGTTGGGAGTGGCCATCCGCGCTGTCGCTGTCCTGACCCTGGCCCTGGGCATCGTCTATCCGCTGGCAGTCACCGGCATCGGGCAGGCGGTGGCAAATTCCCAGGCCAATGGGTCCCCAGTGTCCGCTGACGGAACCACCGTCGGTTCGGCCCTGATCGGCCAGGACTTCACCGATGACAACGGCGCCGCCCTGCCCCAGTGGTTCCAGTCCCGGCCCTCCGCTGCCGGTGACGGATACGACGGCGGTGCCTCCAGCGGCTCCAACCTCGGCCCCACCAACCCCGACCTGGCGGCGGCCATCGAGGAACGACGTTCGGCGGTTGCTGAATTGGAGGGGGTCAGCCCGGATGAGGTGCCCGCGGACGCCGTGACTGCGTCGTCGTCGGGCCTGGATCCCCACATCAGCCCCGCATACGCCCGGCTCCAGGTGAACCGGGTGGCCGCCGAGCGCGGGCTGGACCCGGACGAGGTGCTCGCCCTGGTCGAATCAGCTGTCCAGGGCCGGGCCGGGGGAGTGCTGGGCGAGCCCGTGGTCAACGTGTTGAAGCTGAACTTTGCGCTCTCGGAGCTGGACACTTAG